TGGCTTTACATGTAAGGGTCAGACTGTGCATCTCTTTGATAACTTGCCCCAGATTTGACAATCTCTTTTCCGAATTGaatttgtcaataattgttctaatggtgttaatgttgaaatctgacacatgtaacttaatcataaGAATTTACTACAGATGTGTCAAAGAGCAGGAAGGAAATACATATCGCCATTGAATGcggtttgaatttggatctgttcctcacaccaagcatcacatggatacaggatttaaataaaaatataatactttcatgataattttatttaatgcttgtgcatgacagcatacttataaaaattatgtgcccccactctctattatatagatcagtgtgtgccccatagtaaaccaaataaatattacatgataatggttaaatactgtctctctttctctttcttttcatgtaaggattctaagattatttgtaccaagaatactaatataacatttaatacaattataattaagtgcagtttaatgatttaactgatttgctgaatttttaaatgatgtttcattctgttttgacttgccatgTCAAAGACTACATTTGaacaatactacacttcattaaaatgtatgtgatcatttaacccctatcatgcaatattgtatttatcttgtttataatgggtcacataatatgctgccaggtcttagcctgatttgggtaacatatcacctgactgatctgggccacactcctctCATCAACAATCGGCCCTCATGTTGTATGCCAGATCCCCGCTGTGccgtcattgccacacatggcccagctctggcagaaagggtacatgccattgccgacaggaggccagcagtACCAGCAGAGCCAGCTTCTTCCAGCAGGGAGCAGATCTCGAGTAAAGTTGAGTAAAGTAAAGTCGGTCATATTAGTACAATTTTTGTGATGAATTGTGGGCGAAGTATCTATATCAAGTGCTCGCTCATATCAATTCAGTCCGTTGCTTGACAAACAACGTGGCGAAGTTCACGACTTGAAATCTGGTGAGATACTCTGTTGGAATcctggcctgactgaactaacactgCGCTCGATTACCACTGAGGAATTATaaacaaactatgttacagacttttcatcaAAAGCCTAaggaatcatatcaacttgtggaaaatgggcattataTGACCCTTTTAATGCATAACTTGcacaggtatattctccatctgtaaatgttaaaaaaacaatggAAATTTTTCAgctgtcagaagtgcatgagtTTCTGCTTTAGCAATACCCTGCTAATCTCCACAGATTTTATTTAGAACGAGCGCCACGTGCATGTGCGCCAAACACACAGAACTCAATGAAATAGGAGTGCAATCAAAAAATGGGTTGATCAAAATAGCCTTTTTACTCAATTAgtctgtgatttttattattttcatatatagtTTAGTaactttaacttctgctttaatttttttagacTGCAATGTTACATTGTAATGTGATTTTAACCCTTTGTGCATAATATATGACCACTGAAtaaacagcactctcttccaccctcaatacccatgactgaagtgcccttgagtgcccactgctccaggtgtgtgttcacagtgtgttcactactcactgctgtgtgtgtgcacttgaatgggttaaatgcagagctccaattctgagtatgggtaaccatacttggaaATTGTCAcgactttcacaaaaaaaaaaaaaaaaaaaaaaaaaaaaaaaaaaaaaaaaaaaaatccaaggttGGCAGGTCTGCcacatgtttttgttaaataatgttaatgttataaaagtggtttaatttatataaacaccaatataaattatttaattgttttgtcaaTTTTGCGTGCTATCAATTGTTGATTAATAGTTGACtggtttaaaaatatgatttatattatttttataaataaaaagttgtaaactacattacccatgagcCTCTGTCATTCTATCCAGGGAAAGGGAAATCTTGGTGCTgtttgaagttatgcttagggttagggttaggatcttGCTAAAGGGGAAATTTCTCTCAACACAGCAGCACTTCATTGTtgacaatgggtctcattcatgaaacacgagcagaacaaatTTTTGTGTCAATCGTGTGTAAAGTGGTTCTGGCATAAATTGTCGGGTTCATTAAAATGTTCGTATTCTCCAAATGttagttaatataaaataaatctacacctgctcccagccaggcataaatagtgcgtttaaaggagggggggggggggggtgaaatgctatttcatgcatactgagttttttacacagttaaagagttggattcccatgctaaacatggacaaagtttcaaaaattaagtttttgttccaaaaatactccttccggtttgtcacaagtttcggaaagtttttttttctagtatgggtctgtgtgacattagatggagcggaatttccttatatgggtcctaaggcacttctcccggaaaagcgcgcgctcccgtagagcagagcagagacattcactgatcagagcgagagcgaaatgtcacaaaagaagtgtgtttttggttgccagggcaagacaaccctgcacagattaccaaaaaaaaaaaaaaaacagcattaagggaccagtggatggagtttatttttacagagcatcaacggagttgtgcaagtatttttgtttgttccctgcatttccaagatgcttgttttacaaacaaggcccagttttacgccggatttgcgtatcatttatttcttaaggataatgcagtcccaacgaaaaagggtcacgatcgtgtgttggaaccgcaggcggtgagtaaaactgcttcaaatatctctgtgtcgttaacttagctatcgccgcgtaagcacatcaagtaaacatcatgcaatgttgtcatcaaactgaactttcaacatgtacacctaaaaaaaaaaaaaaaaaaaaaaagacggcataaagtggaacttagtcaatacatactacatagagacgtcatgctgtagtcgttgctgctgctgcttttgttaaatttcagcctctggattctgattctggatcataaatatactgctgaatctgactgttagccatggtttgttttggatgatgtttttttcctcacggtaatgtcacagctttcaaacgctctcaacgcaaaagcctactcgcgctcgtgattctttagctccgcccacacgtcacgccagCCGCTCTggttttttccgggaaaaaacggtacagactatctttctcttataaatataataaaattaaagactttttggagttataaaggatgcagtactactctataagtactcaagattaacaggatattgagtgaaaatgagcatttcaccccccctttaacatctgaacgttttgctcattaatacggctgcattttaattcaccttaatcgggtacatatttacacagcattttaaaaaaaatattatatatagtaattaaatacagtttttcttttcacttctgggactgttcgattaacagatgaaactcAATTAACAgaatctgtaatatgctgccaagctTCCTTTCTTTTTAAGGACCTGATAAGCCACTATGTACActtgaaaataaaacgtggcgttttgaattaacttctgataataaaacttcaatttctgcagttgagaattttttacttttcattcgcttttgagaagacatgttgaaatcattcgtttggtgtcataatataaTGCCCAtatatagagcatcacagtcccgcccacagcccgagagctctggtgccggaagtaaatctCCGATTCATttttcccattgactttcggaaaaatctgtgtctaaagagttttagagcatgtctgagaataaccagctacggctgaactcataagcatatcatttcgagtgaaaaatataagagaaaataaaaaaaaagtcaaaggtacaagactgtgtacatattttcatttcgagcgcaggaactactcatcccataaaccactgcgcctttttttattttatatagtgaatgtgcagaaATAGCAGTTCTTTcggtattaatcgtgtaaataaatagtgttttatataggtattgtatattgatttttatatttatcatcgtgtattttatatattgtgtgcgtgtctGAAAGCGGTAAACAACAACGACAGCAACGTGGTGCAGTGCTTCGTTCCTGACTGaaatcaccgctcagtcgtcaacacgtcgttgccattacacaattGTTCAGTAAATGGACAAAatggtatgcctaggctaaatattgttttgacagtggcatcatgaaatgcttgatatgactcataccatatgaaggctacagtagcctagctaaagtggacgataatgttaactaaagttaccaacctccctgcaaaactcactAAAACTTTGTAGGTCTTGTCCCTCATGCTGGCGCTTACAAACCCACAATAGTGCCCCCATGAACGTTTATAtaagcatatactatcgcttagtacagccgtagctggtttttaagtctaccatgtatggttacgtttttatggcttttttcccaaatgtcaatgcagaaattgaattgaatttttacttccggcacaagcagtgggtgggactgtgatgctctatagttgtcagtcggatttaatgggcaggatttatggtaattgagaatgagcgtgcacgcgcgtcccatttacgactgattggaattcattagcacacacacatttcactatcacatctgacgtttacgaattatttgtgaatcaggagaagagttttcgggaagttctctttacgcgcaaattaCTCACATATTAACTCGTATATTTTCGAATGTTTCATGAAAGAGACCCGTTATGTAATTAATGTGATAATATCAACAAACATACATTGTGACATGATGCCCTGTTTAATATGGGTTTAAAGATAGTCCAACTACAGACAGTGCTGTGGGTGTCAAGGGAAATTCACAGCCAATAACATCCCAGCTGAGCAGTGCCATCACACTTCCTGAAggtgaagggatagattcggttaacagtAAATTAAATTAGCTACCAATTTTATGAACGTCTACACCCaccccttacaataatgcaaatacagtaattactgTTGTTTAGCATGACTAAAATTGGGAAATACTGATGTGCGTATGTCCAGTAGTCTGAGTTGTGTCCCATCTAGTCTCAACTGATAGAtttctctcattaaatataaaagatagattttttttttataccaaataCAAGTGCATTTACTAATCAGATTATGTACAGAGCATTGTAAATtacattgttttaaatttataaaattattcacTTTAGCATTTCTGTGATTTGCCATTCTCTTCACAGTTGTACTACTGAACCTCATCTGGCTGCTGGAGCTTTTCTATGCTCGCTTGACTCGCATCTGACGCTGAGGTGAAGCTGAATTGTGTATCTGAAAATTCTCCCGTTTGATGTGATCATAAAGAGATACGGCAGTTCTGCAtcttaaaaaatgcatttcctGTCAAGAAAAAAAGGGGACACAAACTACAGTTTTGAGTGGGGTGGCCCCGGTCCCCCCTGGCTCCACCCATCTGCAATATAAAATGTCAAAGATCTGCACAGAGAAACAGACGAATACAGCAAGCTCTCTGTTAGTATTACCAAAATAATACATCCATTACAGCATTTACAATAGCATAAACATAATATTTGTGTTCAGATATGTATAACGTGTTTCATTGTTGTTTCAGATGTGCAGTATTCCTGGCTGATTTCAGTGAGAAACAATGGGAGTCTTGattgtctgtgtgtctctctgtctgctctTTGCTCTGAATGCATCAGGTGAGATATGGATCATGACAATACTGCAAGATTTACTGAACATCCCTAAATACCCTTactgaattttcatttattttcagcattttattatcTGACCTTTTAACATCAGAACAACTGGTATAAAATTCCTATGTTGTTCAGTTTACCCAGTTTACTTAAAGCTTAATAACTGTTTCTTTTGGAATAACAgagaaaaaaatgctgttttgctCAATATCAACATGGCTGTGAGTAACTGTTAAACAAGGATGTTaacattcagtaaaaaaaaacaatcttgcaCAAGTTGTATTGCTTAATTGAATCAAATATATTTCCCTGctaataaaaacacacatcatCAAAAAAGTAGTAAATGATGTGAAGGAAGGTTGCATTGTGCTTTTGTCTTGTATAAATAGAAATGGGTGACAAATtgatatgtatgtttatttttgtgaatatataaaatgcaatgaaTTAATGATCACTTAAACTtgcaataaaacaaatcaaatcttGATGTAGCAGCCTGTCAGAGTGGGTGGGCACAATATGGACGAACATGCTTCAGGGTTTTTAACAGTCCATTATCCTGGAGTGATGCAGAGGTATGAAATACTAAACAACATCTGACagaaaagtataatatatattaccttatttgtagttgtattattattatttattttttaaatgtattaaaaggttttctttttatctatctatctatctatctatctatctatctatctatctatctatctatctatctatctatctatctatctatctatctatctatctatctatctatctatctatctaaaagcTGTTTCTCCTCATGTCTTAATCTCCTCAGGCAATGTGCTTGACCTATGGTGGGAACCTTGCCTCTGTACACAGTACATTGGAGTATACCTTCATAAAGCGCATGATCACAAGTTCGAAATCTTACTGGATAGGAGGCAGTGATGCTGTTTCAGTATGTTATTATGTTGTTAATGTATTtgctttttttgttctttgtggTGTTTTCCAAGatgaaaatgtaacaatttactgtctAAAATCAAACCAACACTGCTTAAAGTGAAAAGAGTAAAAGTTCAAATTTACACAGAGGTGTAAATATTTGTTCTCTTCTGTTCACAGGAGGGAAAGTGGTTCTGGAGTGATGGGTCCAAAATGAATTTCAAACTTTGGAACCCTAAAGAACCCAACAACTTACAGCGTAATGAGCACTGCATTCAGATTAACTTTGGAggtaaataatttgaatgatGTGAACATCTTTACATGTTTTCTGTTGTGGAAACttaattaagtattattttaacTCCAATATGTTCCAGTGTTTAAGTTACAAGCTAGATTTTCTCTATTTGCCTTTCTAAATGTAAGCATTACGGTTAACACATAAGTGTAGTGACCAATTGTCAttattaattagttgcttattataatgcctattattaacatattggctgtttatactTAATGTATTTAGTCTACATGACCATATTCTTCATCCCTAATCCAACTTTATAACTACCTTTATATGTATGAATAAGCAGcatattaggagtttattgaggcaaaatttttagttaatttttggctaatagtaaaaaaaaaaaaaaaaaaaaagaacttaaaaataaagtgtgaccacatTATGATGCTAATACCTGTAcgattatttgtataataaaacatcatttttctttttcataacaGCTGCAGGAAATTGGAATGACCTAGTTTGCTCAATCAAGTTACCATTTGTGTGTTCCAAATCTCAATGATCTCTTTCCCTACACCATATTAAATCAGAAGCGGTGTGCCTGTTCAATCTTATTCTGTTATTGCTTCAAACATTTTTGCTATTTTGATGCCTCTGTTTCAAACATCTTTCTTTCTATAACTAAATAAagctaaatgcattcatttattgtCCTGAGAATATATTGCAACACAAACAGGGACACAAGCAGTCATTGAAATACAACTCCAAGAGGATTTTTTTCTGGGTAATATATGTATCTTATATTCTGTTATGTTCAGGACTATCACAGGTTTTTTTCTTCAGCCTGTCTGCAGAGACACTAAATGATAGTGAGAAAGCTGaacatgttttcataattaaCCATTTTATATTCAGCCATATGAATCCTCATTTCAAGCATCACcattttctatgaaaaaaaaaaagtgttaagtgTTAATAACATTCTTCATCATCAAAATTAAGGAACACTTCATcccaaaatttaaatgttaaattaaaactgaaccTGCTATTATCAGCATTTTCACAacatggcatatatatatatatatatatatatatatatatatatatatatatcacagataACATTTCATTAGTAATCTTCTGTTCatctataatattatttattaatgttataatacttttgggtaaattatttatttggatcCTTTTTGGATTTTAATTAGCAGCACACTGTGTCTGTAGCTCTTATTTGTAAACAAATGACTACATTTTACATTCTTTAATAATAACAAGAACCTTGGGAGTTGATATTAAAGTTTTTCTCAatcgctttggtgcatttcttaGATCAAAATGAAATTCTTGATACTACTTGTACAAATTCCAAATCATctagtcacttgtgcacatcATTAAAGCAATTTCTTATTCCTTTGAACAAATTGCAATTGCTTCTGTACATATTGCAATTGATAATGTACAAGTGTCagcttttttccacattttcaatTGCTCATGTCATGTTGATCAAAATGTAGTAAATGGTTCTCTGTTgaatagtcttacccctcaaaataTCTAGGCATTAGTTCTTTGCATAAGCCATTACATGCAAAATTGTTGAACTATTTGTCATAAACTGTTAGGCATAGTTTTACAAAAAATTTCATTAGACCTTTTGTACAAAGATGTGAATTGATGAATCGTTCAGGTGAAATTGACCCTCACTCAAGGAATATAAAGTGTTAGTTCAACCAACAATCAACCAGTTGTCTAAATTGCTCAAAGGTGCATCTCATGAACAATCAATTGGGAAGCATATATAGACAGACCACAACACAGAGTTGCAACTTTCCAACAATGGATGGACCAGGAAACGAACAGGGTCAACAgccaggaggaagaagaggagcaaGGATGCGTGGTGGAAGGTAAAACAGAGGACGAGGCAGAAGAGGACATAGGCGCATATCTGATGACATAAGGGCCACTATTGTAGACCATGTTGTCAATCATGGCCTTACTATGGCTGAAGCAGGTCGAAGGGTGCAGCCGAACATTGGGAGATCAACCGTGTCCTCAATAGTTCAAACTTTTCGAAGAGAGAACCGGTTTGTCCACCAATGTACAGTGCACTGTTACTGTATATAAGCAGTatactgtatacttcctataaTGCTTCCTATTACAGTAATCCACTTGTATTTCACAGCATACAGAAATATACTCTATACTGATAGATACTGCACTTTACATCCACCCAACtgtatgttttacagtaaaatgtgttTGCATAATTTTTGTCTATGTGAAAGTGTGCAATGCATAACTGCATTTGTCCCCACATAGGACTGCAAGATTACCTCAAACCGGGGGCAGAGGACGCCTTTTCACACCTCAACAGGAAGAGGCTATATGCACCATCGTCCGAGCAAACAATGCTATGAGACTCAGGGAAATACAAAGGACCATTATAGAAGACAACGAtgtctttgaaaacatctgtACTGTTCGCATCTCAACCATTGACAGGGTGCTGCATAGAAACCAGATGAGTATGAAACAGCTGTACCATGTACCATTCCAAAGGAATGAGGACCAAGTTAAGGAGCTACGGTACCAGTATGTACAGGTAAAACATATATCTATGTAACTATTTTACAGAATCATTTTATTGTGATACATAGTACAGTAAGCATAAACTGCACACACTTCCATCGCTGTGGAAGGAACATACAATATATGCACATTTTATGTCACTCTTCCTTACCAAAACTAATTCAACTGTGTCCTGGGATATAGCGTATAATGGAGTTGGAATCAAATGAACCCTCTCACAACTTTGTATACATGGATGAGGCTGGCTTCAACCTGACCAAATGCAGAAGGCGAGGTAGGAATGTCATCGGTCAGAGAGCTACTGTGGATTTGCCAGGCCAAAGGGGAGGAAATATCACCATGTGTGCTGCTATTTCAGAGCATGGCGTCCTAACCCACATCCCCCTTATAGGACCATACAACACCCAGCATCTACTCAACTTTTTAGAGACTCTCTACAGGGCTCTCATCCCTGATGATGAGAGGGGTCTGTTTAGAGAGGATTTGCCAAAGTATGTTGTCATTTGTGATAATGTGAGTTTCCATCGATCAAACATCATAAGGCAATGGTTTGTGACTCACCCGAGGATGCTCCTAGAATTCCTCCCGCCTTATTCTCCACTCCTTAACCCAATTGAGGAGTTATTTTCAGCATGGAGGTGGAAGGTGTATGATCATCAGCCACACACACAGATGACCCTGCTGGCTGCAATGGATGCAGCATGTGAGGACATCACAGTAGATGCCTGCAGAGGATGGATAAGGCATTCCAAAAGATTCTTTCCACGTTGCATTGGAAGGGAAAATATCCGGTATGATGTGGATGAGAATATGTGGGCCGACAGACAGGAACGTCTGGATGTGTAGAGACAGCACTAAAACAGTGCTGCAGGCAAAGTTGTGCCTTAGGGGTGTTTcctgtgttttagtttttattttactttgtgccCCTTGTCTttttcttactgtaaattattttgttgttttctttcataAAGTAGCACTAGTAAAGCTGTGAAAAAcaatctattttgtctctttcaatcaataacCCACATAGAGTAATAATTATATAGTACTGTTGAAATTTATTTATGCCATAGAAGTGCAGCCTTGTGCATTTTCAGTACAGTAACCGTCATCCAAACTGTAGCCTAAGTTTACATCTGGTAATACTGTCAAAGTACACAGTTACATTGACAACATGCCTAAACATTTTGATGAGCTTGTTCGTGAACAATGACTCAATGACTTATCCTTCTGACATGATCGTTGGCatgaatatttacttttgagagatgtACTAAGGATTTTTAGTGACTGACTAGCTTTAGAAACATATCTATTGTATATTGCAATTTGTACAAATTGTTCTGAGGAATGCACTTATTATTTTGCACATGCTAGGGATGATGTGAAAAAcgcaccaaagcgactgagaaaaactgtaaaacccACATGAAATCAGAAACAAGTCCAACATAAGTACACAcaagaaatttcatttttaaatgtgatacTTGACAATGTACAAAAAGTAGTAGCCTAAACTGTAATTGttactttacagtttttctcagtcactttggtgcatttcttaaatcagaaatgaaattctcaaactacttgtacaacctccacatcatctagtcatttatacacatcataaaaccagtttctcattcttttgaacaagttgcgattggtTTTGTatattcatgcaattgattattcacatttatctgcggtttcctatattatcagttgctaatgtcatgttgctcaaaatgtattacgTAGTTTTCTCAAAAcatacccctcaaaacatctagtctctAGTTCATCATAAAAGTCATTacatgcaaaatggttaatctagttgtcaaactgccaagcacatttttttttttttacacattatcttattgtaaatttggcatgaattgtgcaagtgaatctttactaatgaagagaatgtagatcaaacaataatataaaccatctctctgaaatagctcaaaggttcatctcatgaatcttcagttggaaagcttatgctgtatagacagaggacaacacaagagttacaaattctgaaaattgccttttttcatctttgtgcccatatttctttttccttttctatatcacaatgacattgtaaaggtttttactgttattttttgggtcagaccactagtaaaagtgtaactgggaattctatccagtctctttcaacatttttcttaattgctttggctcagttctcaaattatttttttatttcccaaaACATTAAGTTCAGATCTCTGAACAATTTGCTTCTTTTTCACATCAGATTGGAATTTCTTATTGATTTGAGCAAATTGCTAATGCTTTGGCACGTGTCCAAAGAGTACATACAACTGTCTGCAGTTTGGACAACAAATAATTGCATATGGCTTGTTGATCAAAACTGATGACTCGATTCTCACTTACACTGTCAAACACTTCAGAACTTCtcagacattttttattgtttaagccATCAAATTCAAAATGATCTATTCAATTATCATAATTAGTATACATGAatgtatattctaaaatatatctgaCATTGACACTATTTGTAATGTCTGCTAAATTGACACATGACCTCTAATTGCATTCGCAATCTAATTGCAAATTACCTCTAATATGAATCAACCATTCAACCATTTACGTAACCAATCAACTttgggagtatatatatatatatatatatatatatatatatatatatatatatatatatatatatatatatatatatataggatgttCACAAACCTGACCTGCAGCAACATGCTCATGGAAGAGCAATTGGAAGGCGTGTAAGAATATGTGGTGGTGGTAGAGGAAGAAATAATTGAGGAAGAGGTGGAAATAGAAGAGTCAGAGTCTCTGATGAAATCAGAGCCACACTTGTGGATCATGTCATAAATCATGGTTTTACAATGGCACACCAGGCCAACGTGGGGCCAATATTACAATGTGTGCTGTCATTTCAGAGAACGGTGTGAGCACACATATTCCACACATTGGGCCCTATAATAACCAACTTCTCCTGGCCTTCCTAAATGCACTTCACAGAGACCTGATTCCAGAACAAGAAAGAGGTTTAGTTAGACCACATTTGCCTAATTATGTTGTTTTCTGGGATAATGCTGCACATGAAAGGATAACAGTGGAATTCCTTCCACCATACTCTCCATTCCTAAATCCAATAGAAGAGTTTTTTTCAGCATGGAGATGGAAAGTGTATGATCATAGACCACAAATTCAGATGTCTTTGTTGGATGCCATGAATGCTGCATGTGAGGACATCACAGCTGACCATTGCAGGGGATGGGTGCGGCATTCAAGGATATTTTTTCCATGGTGTGGCAATGGAAAACATCAGATGTGATGTTGATGAAAATCTTTGGCCTAACCAACGTGAGCGACAAGATGTCCACCAagaataattagttttttgtttgtttttcccatgaatgttatttgttgtttgtgtatttgtggtaatacacaaatatgaaatgtaaagtgAAATCTTGTTACTCTTGTCAGTAactttacatgtacagtaaatacacttGTATTGTGTATATGCAGATAaactgcagataaatgtgcgtaatcaattgcatgaatgtactgtacaaaagcaatcacatcttgttcaaaagaatgagaaactggttttatgatgtgtataaatgactagatgatgtggaggttgtacaagtagttttgagaatttcatttctgttttgaaaaatgcaccaaagtgacatagaaaaactgtaaatcaaacaaatcccaagaatcaagactagaaaaaaaaataaatattacaaataaaagcaaaaggcAAGAACacacaaattactaaaacaaggagcaagacaaGAACATGGAATTACAAGGACTAGACAAAAcaaggtaaaaacaaaaacaaaatgttgccatagtttacatcagagcaTCCCTCCAGACTACGCTGTTATTTttacaacatgactaagcaatttgactgtcttatccataaactatgacacaaggaacgtgtcattctg
This DNA window, taken from Carassius auratus strain Wakin chromosome 14, ASM336829v1, whole genome shotgun sequence, encodes the following:
- the LOC113114034 gene encoding galactose-specific lectin nattectin-like, whose amino-acid sequence is MGVLIVCVSLCLLFALNASAACQSGWAQYGRTCFRVFNSPLSWSDAEAMCLTYGGNLASVHSTLEYTFIKRMITSSKSYWIGGSDAVSEGKWFWSDGSKMNFKLWNPKEPNNLQRNEHCIQINFGAAGNWNDLVCSIKLPFVCSKSQ